The following nucleotide sequence is from Patescibacteria group bacterium.
ATTCCTCTTTATAGTATAATTAAAGAAATGAAACCTCAAGTTACCGTTATAATAGTAACATTTAATGTTAAAGATTTAACCCGCAACTGCCTTAATTCCATAATTAAACCCAACGAAAATTTGCAAATAATCGTATCCGATAACGGGTCCGTTGATGGGACTGTGGAAATGGTAAAGAAAGAGTTTCCTAATGTTTTAGTTTTGGACAATAAAGAAAATTTGGGGTTTGCTAAAGCAAACAATAAAGCGCGAAAATTTTGCCAAGGAGATTACATTTTAATACTAAACCCGGATACGGTTGTAGAAAAGGATACTATAAAAGCTTGTTTGGAATATATAAAAAAGGATAAAAAGATTGGAGCTTTAACTTGCAAAATAGATTTATGGAGCGGGGGACTGGACAAAGACAGTCGCCGGTCATTTCCCACGCCTTTTATAGCTTTAACCCATTTTAGTTTTTTGGACAGGATTTTTCCCAAATCAAAAGTTTTTGCAAGGTATTGGTATGGTTATTTATCAGAGGATGAAATACACGGGATTGATGTTCCGCAAGGAGCGTTTTGTCTTATCAGAAAGGCCGTTATGGACAAAGTTGGTTGGTACGATGAGGATTATTTTTTAGACGGCGAAGATATAGACCTTGCGTACAAAATTAAACAGTTGGGTTATAAAATAATTTACTATCCGAAAGTAAGAATAATACATTACAAAGGCGCGTCAAAAGGAAAAAAAGTATCCGGTCAACATACCAAAGTGGACCCGCAAGTTAGGAAAAGAGCTTTGTCAAGCGGAGTGGAGGCAATGAAAATTTTTTATAAAAAACATTATATACACAAATATCCTTGGATATTAAACAAGTTGGTTTTTGTGGGGATTGATATTATAAAAACACTGCGACTTTTAATGTTTCACCTAAAATCTCTATATACTAGATACTAAACACTAACCATGGTTTCCTATAAAAAAGAGATAAAATGGCTTTTATCCGAAAAATACAATAACAAATTAACCGCGCAAGCTTGGGAAGATATTCACAAACTAAAAAGAGGAGAACCGCTAGATTATTTAATTGGATATGTGGATTTTTTAGGCTGTAAAATAGACCTTTCAAAAAAACCGCTAATCCCTCGCCCTGAAACTGAATATTGGGTGGAACGCGTTATCAAAGGATATAAAG
It contains:
- a CDS encoding glycosyltransferase family 2 protein: MKPQVTVIIVTFNVKDLTRNCLNSIIKPNENLQIIVSDNGSVDGTVEMVKKEFPNVLVLDNKENLGFAKANNKARKFCQGDYILILNPDTVVEKDTIKACLEYIKKDKKIGALTCKIDLWSGGLDKDSRRSFPTPFIALTHFSFLDRIFPKSKVFARYWYGYLSEDEIHGIDVPQGAFCLIRKAVMDKVGWYDEDYFLDGEDIDLAYKIKQLGYKIIYYPKVRIIHYKGASKGKKVSGQHTKVDPQVRKRALSSGVEAMKIFYKKHYIHKYPWILNKLVFVGIDIIKTLRLLMFHLKSLYTRY